A single Drosophila ananassae strain 14024-0371.13 chromosome 3L, ASM1763931v2, whole genome shotgun sequence DNA region contains:
- the LOC6495082 gene encoding probable ATP-dependent RNA helicase Dbp45A: MQRKEVNPFQSLGLRPWLAKQLTKLGLKGATPIQQNCIPAILSGRDCIGAAKTGSGKTFAFALPILEKLSEEPVSHFALVLTPTHELAYQISEQFLVAGQAMGVRVCVVSGGTDQMIESQKLMQRPHIVVAMPGRLADHLTGCDTFSFDNLKYLVVDEADRMLNGDFDESLAIIERCLPKTRQNLFFSATMKDFMKESSIFPISKDCLEWSQDSDVATVETLDQRYLLCADYDRDMVLIEALRKYREENENANVMIFTNTKKYCQLLSMTLKNMDIDNVCLHGFMRQKERVAALSRFKSNHIRTLIATDVAARGLDIPSVQLVINHMLPRTPKEYIHRVGRTARAGRKGMSISIFRFPRDLELLGAIEEEINTKMTEHPIDQRMVERIFMQVNVTRRESEMQLDNNDFDERAQNYRRKTWIMEGKDPDEMEALYRKKQKDKLKEIRRKRKQQQADSANNEESKVLLQDDRFKAVDSARFEKKHKGRSQNPTKKESELKPQKRPFKSKVKAENSNKKVKKSKA; this comes from the exons atgcaGCGGAAGGAGGTGAATCCCTTCCAGAGCCTGGGCTTGAGACCTTGGCTGGCAAAGCAGCTAACAAAACTAG GACTAAAAGGTGCAACTCCCATTCAGCAGAACTGTATTCCTGCAATTTTGTCCGGGCGTGACTGCATCGGAGCCGCTAAGACTGGTTCGGGAAAGACCTTTGCCTTCGCTTTACCCATTCTGGAGAAGCTGAGTGAAGAGCCAGTCAGTCATTTCGCTTTGGTTTTAACACCCACGCACGAGCTGGCGTACCAGATATCGGAACAGTTTCTGGTCGCTGGCCAGGCTATGGGCGTTCGTGTTTGCGTCGTATCCGGCGGAACAGACCAAATGATAGAGAGCCAGAAACTTATGCAGCGACCGCACATCGTGGTGGCAATGCCCGGTCGCCTTGCTGATCATCTCACCGGTTGCGACACATTCTCCTTCGATAACCTGAAATACCTGGTGGTGGATGAGGCGGATCGCATGCTAAACGGAGACTTCGATGAGAGCCTGGCCATAATCGAACGCTGCCTGCCCAAGACCAGGCAGAACCTCTTCTTCTCAGCCACCATGAAAGACTTCATGAAGGAGTCCAGCATCTTTCCCATTTCCAAAGAT TGCCTGGAGTGGTCGCAGGACTCTGATGTGGCCACCGTAGAGACCCTTGACCAACGCTATCTTCTGTGCGCAGATTATGATCGCGACATGGTTTTAATCGAGGCTTTGAGAAAATACCGCGAGGAGAACGAGAACGCGAATGTTATGATCTTTACCAACACAAAAAA ATACTGCCAACTGCTCTCAATGACTCTGAAAAACATGGACATAGATAATGTGTGTTTGCACGGCTTCATGCGGCAAAAGGAGCGGGTGGCCGCCCTCAGTCGGTTTAAGTCTAACCACATACGCACCTTAATTGCCACAGATGTGGCAGCCAGAGGCCTTGATATTCCAAGTGTCCAGTTGGTGATAAATCACATGCTTCCCCGTACCCCCAAGGAGTACATTCACCGCGTGGGTCGAACTGCGAGGGCAGGACGGAAAGGCATGTCCATCTCCATTTTTCGCTTTCCGCGTGATCTGGAGCTGTTGGGAGCCATTGAGGAAGAAATCAACACAAAAATGACCGAGCACCCAATCGACC AGAGAATGGTTGAAAGAATATTCATGCAAGTGAATGTAACGCGGCGCGAGTCAGAGATGCAATTGGATAACAACGATTTTGACGAGCGCGCACAGAACTACAGGAGGAAAACATGGATAATGGAAGGAAAGGATCCAGATGAAATGGAAGCACT CTATCGGAAGAAGCAAAAGGATAAGCTGAAAGAAATTCGTCGCAAACGAAAGCAGCAACAAGCCGACTCCGCCAACAATGAAGAGAGCAAGGTTCTTCTCCAAGACGATCGCTTCAAGGCAGTGGACAGTGCGAGGTTTGAGAAGAAACACAAAGGACGAAGCCAAAATCCCACCAAGAAAGAGTCGGAATTAAAGCCACAGAAAAGACCTTTCAAATCAAAGGTTAAAGCAGAAAactcaaacaaaaaagttaaaaagtcCAAAGCGTGa